A section of the Leptotrichia sp. HSP-342 genome encodes:
- a CDS encoding HAMP domain-containing sensor histidine kinase, which translates to MKKIKDKIIIANTVSLVFISFVIILAMTIFLIHTAVEAETKEMDKLLPTVIKKLDEVPDNKLKETYRNYDYADKEYISLAVEKNGKFSYLSDDKDSFKLKKFESNKLKTKWDRFIYKKIYTGHNAKYYAIRNFEFMEAHELLYVMIAMFVLITISIVIISKIVAEHVLNPLSNIISQSNEMSKHNINIQLTKKRDDEIGELIDVLNETFNKKKEIIKSQKNFTSNVSHELKTPLAIMKGYLDILQWARDDKDLLNEAIENLNLEVKNIERIINTLFLNSNLEKITIKKEITNVKQLFEKIKKDYELLNIKNKIIIKVDNEINIFVDKNLISEVLRGLIDNSIKYSIGNIELLVKEDETVEIIVRNYGDRIPDEEKKNLFNRNFQGKNAKKGAGLGLPIMKDIILLNDGEIYIENRKDGIDVKIQFAKINYENK; encoded by the coding sequence ATGAAAAAAATAAAAGATAAAATAATTATTGCAAATACAGTAAGCCTTGTTTTTATTTCATTTGTCATCATTTTGGCAATGACAATTTTTTTAATTCACACAGCTGTTGAAGCTGAAACTAAAGAAATGGATAAATTACTTCCAACTGTTATAAAAAAATTGGATGAAGTTCCTGACAATAAATTAAAAGAAACTTATAGAAATTATGATTATGCTGATAAAGAATACATTTCCCTTGCAGTCGAGAAAAATGGAAAATTTAGTTATTTATCAGATGATAAAGATAGTTTTAAGTTAAAAAAATTTGAGTCAAACAAACTTAAAACAAAATGGGATAGATTTATCTACAAAAAAATCTATACTGGACACAATGCAAAATACTATGCCATAAGAAATTTTGAATTTATGGAAGCACATGAACTTTTGTATGTTATGATTGCAATGTTTGTTCTAATAACAATTTCAATTGTCATAATTTCCAAAATTGTAGCAGAACATGTACTAAATCCGCTTTCAAATATAATTTCTCAAAGTAATGAAATGAGTAAACACAACATTAACATACAGTTAACAAAAAAGCGAGATGACGAAATTGGTGAACTGATTGATGTTTTAAATGAAACTTTTAATAAAAAAAAGGAAATTATAAAAAGCCAAAAAAATTTTACTTCAAACGTATCACATGAATTAAAAACACCACTTGCCATAATGAAAGGCTATCTTGATATACTGCAATGGGCAAGAGACGATAAAGATTTATTAAATGAAGCCATCGAAAATTTAAATCTTGAAGTAAAAAATATTGAAAGAATAATAAATACTTTGTTTCTAAATTCAAATCTTGAAAAAATAACTATAAAAAAAGAGATTACAAATGTAAAACAACTTTTCGAAAAAATAAAAAAAGATTACGAACTTTTAAATATAAAAAATAAAATTATAATAAAAGTAGATAATGAGATAAACATTTTTGTTGATAAAAATTTAATTTCAGAAGTTTTACGTGGATTAATTGATAATAGTATAAAATACTCTATCGGTAATATCGAATTACTTGTAAAAGAAGATGAAACAGTTGAAATTATTGTAAGAAATTATGGAGACAGGATTCCTGACGAAGAAAAGAAAAATTTATTTAATCGAAATTTTCAAGGTAAAAATGCTAAAAAAGGAGCAGGACTTGGACTTCCAATTATGAAAGATATAATATTACTAAATGATGGAGAAATTTATATAGAAAATAGAAAGGATGGAATTGATGTAAAAATTCAATTTGCAAAAATTAATTACGAAAATAAATAA
- a CDS encoding response regulator transcription factor: MGKILIVEDDKKISRILKLQLERKNHEITILENGIDALNEINGKREFYDLILLDLGLPSMEGNEVCKNVRKISKVPIIVVSAKNNVEEKVELLKSGASDYVTKPFDFLELEARININIRKEKISQIIYKTLKLNMENYSASLENTPILLTKTEFELVKLLIENKEEIVLRDKIVEKIWGWEASDNLLDTTIKKIRQKIGKEKIKTVRGIGYILKI; the protein is encoded by the coding sequence ATGGGAAAAATACTGATTGTTGAAGATGATAAAAAAATATCACGAATTTTGAAATTACAGCTAGAACGAAAAAATCATGAAATAACAATACTTGAAAATGGAATTGACGCATTAAACGAAATTAATGGAAAAAGAGAGTTTTATGACTTAATTCTTTTAGATTTAGGGCTTCCTTCTATGGAGGGAAATGAAGTCTGTAAAAATGTTAGAAAAATATCAAAAGTCCCCATAATTGTCGTATCTGCTAAAAATAACGTAGAAGAGAAAGTTGAATTGTTAAAATCTGGAGCAAGCGACTATGTTACCAAACCCTTTGATTTTTTAGAACTTGAAGCAAGGATTAATATAAATATTAGAAAAGAAAAAATTTCACAAATTATCTACAAAACTTTAAAATTAAATATGGAAAATTATTCCGCATCTTTGGAAAATACTCCTATTTTGCTTACAAAAACAGAATTTGAGCTAGTGAAATTGTTAATTGAAAATAAAGAAGAAATAGTTTTGCGTGATAAAATCGTAGAAAAAATATGGGGATGGGAAGCAAGCGACAATCTTCTTGATACAACAATAAAAAAAATTAGGCAAAAAATTGGAAAAGAAAAAATAAAAACTGTGAGAGGAATTGGTTATATTTTAAAAATATGA
- a CDS encoding phosphatase PAP2 family protein: MPLQLTNNIFFIDRFFFKHLSFFSKSSIFYNSKNIEKFFRIITKFGEGYFELSLILILFLFIFLNKKKSHIFKKYITGIFFTLFFTQITVNLFKLLFGRARPSVTANPEKFYGVLSLIKNNFLFEGDYASFPSGHTITIWGTIWILSFFIKSRYIKTLLFLLGFLVGISRIYLVYHWTTDVIASIIISYFIAKFVYNRMHGISFVKDSVYGKKVKKIGRIKRKREKLGVVN, translated from the coding sequence ATGCCGTTGCAACTAACTAATAATATTTTTTTTATTGACAGATTCTTTTTTAAACATTTATCTTTTTTTTCAAAGTCTAGTATTTTTTATAATTCTAAAAATATTGAAAAATTTTTTCGTATAATTACTAAATTTGGGGAAGGGTATTTCGAATTATCATTAATTCTTATATTATTTTTGTTTATTTTTTTAAACAAAAAGAAATCCCACATTTTTAAAAAATATATTACAGGTATCTTTTTTACTTTATTTTTTACTCAAATAACTGTAAATTTATTTAAACTTTTGTTTGGAAGAGCGAGACCTTCAGTAACGGCAAATCCAGAGAAATTTTATGGAGTTTTAAGTTTAATAAAAAATAACTTTCTTTTTGAAGGTGACTACGCCTCTTTTCCTTCGGGGCATACAATTACTATTTGGGGAACAATTTGGATTTTAAGTTTTTTTATAAAAAGTAGATATATCAAAACGTTATTATTTCTTTTAGGATTTTTAGTAGGAATTAGCCGTATTTATCTGGTGTATCATTGGACTACTGATGTTATTGCCAGCATTATTATTTCATATTTTATTGCAAAATTTGTGTACAATAGAATGCATGGAATCAGTTTCGTAAAAGACTCTGTTTATGGTAAAAAAGTTAAAAAGATAGGCAGAATTAAACGAAAGAGAGAAAAACTAGGAGTAGTCAATTAA
- a CDS encoding transposase codes for MLSKKINLYKKRRCPFAEKCKKISHNKKLYVADNFLRYRKQSQENITTEKGIILRMNRSIQVEGAFGVLKQNMKFKRFKYREKSKTKVEVILFAIGYNLRKYVHKKIKAELKILIILRQPLLYKFQVIILPC; via the coding sequence ATATTATCAAAAAAAATTAATTTATATAAAAAAAGGAGATGTCCCTTTGCAGAAAAATGTAAAAAGATATCTCATAACAAAAAACTTTATGTAGCTGATAATTTTTTAAGATATAGAAAACAGTCACAGGAAAATATAACAACAGAAAAAGGGATAATACTTAGAATGAATAGAAGCATTCAGGTTGAAGGGGCATTTGGAGTGTTAAAACAGAACATGAAATTCAAACGCTTTAAATACCGTGAAAAATCTAAAACTAAAGTTGAAGTCATACTGTTTGCTATTGGCTATAATTTAAGAAAATATGTTCATAAAAAAATAAAAGCTGAACTCAAAATTTTAATCATTTTGAGACAGCCCCTTTTGTATAAATTTCAAGTAATTATTCTTCCTTGTTAA